Below is a genomic region from Lampris incognitus isolate fLamInc1 chromosome 2, fLamInc1.hap2, whole genome shotgun sequence.
CTATAAGACCTGAGGAGACAAAGGCACATACATGTGAGTAATTGTACTCTACTATGCAGTGCTGCACATACAGCAAAAGCCTGAAATGCCCACCATGATCACAGCAAACCCTAGCAAGTCACTCAAAACAAGCATACGGGATTTTGAGAATACCTAAATTTCACTtcaaaataatgacaataatccAAAGGTTTCTATGTAGCCTCTTTCCTAGGGtactgaaagaagtgaaagccaGGAGGACGTTGCAGAGACTACATTTTGCCCTCTGGATAGCCTGCCAGTTTGTGTTGCTGTCGGACAAACTATATCAGTGTGTGACCCAAATACTCCCGAGCCTGAGAGGAGATGGGCTAAACATGTTCAAAGAATGTGACAACTGTGACTGTGACATACGATAacaacagcaaaacaaaaaacaacaacaaaaacacccaaAAAAACCAGATGGATGTTTACTGTTCCTGCAGAGGGCCACCGAATGTTTGTTTTACCCAAGGTGCAATAAAAATGTTCTAATTGCGcgccatccgggtagcatagcagtccattccgttgcctaccaatacagggatcgctggttcgaatccccgtgttacctctggcttggtcgggcgtctctacagacacaattgactgtgtcttttggtgggaagccagatgtgggtatgtgtcctggtcgctgcattagcacctcctctggtcagtcagggcacctgttcggaggggagggggaactgggggaatagcatgatcctcccatgcagtacgtcccccctggcaaaactccgcactgtcaggtgaaaagaagcggctggcgactccacatgtatcggaggaggcatgtggtagtcagcagcctcCCCAGATTGTCAGAGGGGAGGCGCAACgaacgggacagcttggaagagtgaggtaattggccggatacaactggggagaaaaggggggggggtctaaaaacaaaccaaaaaaaaaaagttctattTGCATATTGTGATCATAAATATGGATGAGTCTATATTTCATTGTAACCATGGCAACAGTCGAAGAGAAAGAAGAGCCAAACATCCACTCACCATCTCCCTGCACAGTAGTGATGAGGTGTCCGTCCAGGAAGAGGTCAACATTGGAGAGGTAGGACGAAggccccctgtccaccaccacctCGTTCAGCACCTGACAGGGGAGGGGAAGACTCTTTACACACTCCAGCCATTCAAGTTCAGACAAACTTATATTTACCCACTTAATTCAGGGTTGCTAGGGTCTGGCATCTGTCCCAGCATACATTGGGGGAAAGCTAGCGAGACATCCAGGAAAGCTCatcagtccatcgcagggcccacAAACATCATTCATACATATGGGTAATTTATAGACTCTGATTCACCTAACTTCAATGTCTTTGGGactaattttgattttgatatactttattgatccccgggaaattatgctctgcatttaaccaatcctagctgtgtagctaggagcagtgggcagccatcaggcgcagcacccggggaccaactccaggtcatcttgccatgcctcggtcaggggcacagacaggagtattaaccctaccatgcatgtctttttgttggtgggggaaaccggagcaccctgagaaaacccaccacagacatggggagaacatgcaaactccacacagaggacgacccgggatgaacccaaggttggacaactccggggttcgaacccaggaccttcttgctgtgaaaacgacagcactaaccactgcgccaccgtgcagccTTACACCGTGCCACTCAGATGAATTGAAATTGAACCCAGGACGGTCTTCCTGCGAGACCATAGTGGTAACCACTGAGCAAATACAGCTCTGCTAGTTTGTTTTCTTCTGTTCTACTTTCCCTCTGTAGACAGAAAGCTGACCAGAGCAGTTTGAAGTTCACAAGAGCCTCCTATTGTTTTAGCCTGCAAGATACGCAACCAAGCATGAACAAACACACTTGTCGATAActaccacacagacacacacacacacacacacatttcctgaaTAACGTGACTGAGCTGGTATGCAAGTCACGTGTGTGTTGGTATGATGACAATGTCTGGTGAGGTGTTTATCACTGGCAACCTCAACACCCACAGAGAACAAGGTCACGCCACAGACCTGTCAAGTCACTGACAGTCAGTTGTTACTATTTGTTGcatgttttaaatgtgttttccCTCAAGTCCTTGTAAATTAAAACAGTATCAACGTCACAGTTCTCTAAATCGTGaggctttttttttcaaaatgtgtGGGCAGTTGGCAGTTATTTACACCTATCCTTGATATTAGTGAAGTTTCTGTGTTTTGATTGTGGCTGTAGAAGAAAGAAATTATTCTAGATATTTGTGTAGGAGAAGATGGtgttcccacccccacccccacacatacTGGATTGTGTGTTGACTGGATTGACAGGTTATACTACTTCATGGTGCaggcaaaaacaacaaaaaaacaaaacaaacaaaaaaaacaaatactaTATTGAATTTTATCTGTTGAAATGTTCCATTTGAAACCGGCAGGTCTGTCATTTGTCTCGTCTAAAGATAAGACTGGAAGCGTTGACTCGACATCCAAACTCTGCCCTCCCTGATGTGAGGTTAATAGAAGTTTAAGTCTCTTCTGCACctcactgtccccccccccccccccatgtgtgcCATTATGCCTCGGCCCCACGGACGGGCTGATGGAGCATACGGACATGCAGAGGTGAAGTTAGGTGTGCTGGTGTCTGTGATTGCTGTAACCGTGGAATCTTGAACAGAGGCGCACAGTCGCATGCAATTAACTGTGCAGTCATAAGGGGCGGTGTGGTGGcttagtggttagcgctgttctgcatgtttgcatgccccccccccgctcatgtGAGTTTCCTTCCAGGGCAACGTCAAGTCAGTTGCAGGTTCTACATTGCCTGTAGGAATGCTGTTTTGGTCATTAGTATGTTAGTCTGTACAGGCAGTCTCCTGCTTTCCACCACGTGCTTGCTGGGACAGATGTGGAATTAAGATAATCAAGTTTTGCTTGAGCGGACATTGCTCATAGACCGGAAGCTCATTTTCTGTTGCTGTGATGTGCAGTGGCCGAGGTATCGCCATTATATTGCGCCATTTCTTTTGACAACAGGCTTTGCGCAGGTGAGTTATTACAACATGTAGTTTTAGTCGGAGAAAGGAAGTGTAAACATCCTCTTATTACTAAAAACATTTACTGCTGGGCTGCTGAACTTAGCATGTCTTTTGATTTTGACTGTGGAAGGCCTCCAACAGCAGCACTGTCACTCTGTGCCAACACGCACTTTACCAAGTGTGTGTTGGCTCTGCAGGTTAGAGACATGGAGAGGCCGTGGTTCCTGGTGCAGAGGTTACCTGGTACTGCATGGCTCTGCGGGTGCCCTCGCTGTCTCCGTTGGTCATGATGACGCCCTTCTCATCCACCCTGGCCTTCTTCTCCCTGCTCTCTTTCAACACGTGCACCCTCAGGCGACTGCGCAGGACAATGGCGGTGTTACCTACACGCGCAGACACAGTTAAAACACAAAAATTAAACAACCGGTTACAAAGGCGAACTGAAGTACATCAATAAATATATGGACCAGAGCGCACAACCGGCTCTGGCCACAAACTGAGGAACGCACCCTCAATAATCTGCGTGACCTGAGACTGGTAGGTGTCAAAGTTGAAAGGCGTGAGGAAGCCAAGGGAGCCCAAGTGGAAGGCCATAACAGGCGGCACGCTCTCCTACAAACACACAAAAGCACCAAGTCAGAGGACTGGTGTGCTGGACCTGCAAATGTAAGATGCTCGAACACCAAAAACCTGTTATCTAAAATGCCAGCCAAAGTCCAAACACTGCTGGAGCACCTGGAAGAGTGAGGATGCGTACAACAGCGTTCCATCTCCACCCAGACAAATGATGAAGTCGACACAGTTGGAAATGTCATCAAGGTCTGGAAAACAAAAAATGTATACATAAATGtgtatatacacgcacacacgctatTTACAGTATTCATTAACAGCTTCAGAAAGAGAAACCTGTAGATTATAATAAGGCCAGCTGGTTTGTTCTCATACCCTCACTGAAAGTACAAAATTTCTTAATGATGGCCCCAAAGTTGTCATCACTGGTGATGGCTGGGTCCTCCAGGACTTTCCTCTCCACGTAAACGATCATGTTCttcacctacaacaacacacgatGGAACATCATTTGATTCAGTGCATTTCCAAGTTTTAACATAAGTTCATCCCCAGTCCTTGGGCAGAAGAACATTGCAAACCTACAGGTGACTAGTGGCCCTGAAACAAAGCCTTCACAGGAATACAATTTGGCATACATCGAGCTAGGAGTTGTAGTTCCCCATTTAGGTCCCCTCACAATTCAGTGATATTTCCTAGACTCATTCAGCGGGGAGTGGTCACTATTGTGCAAAGATTACCACCGCTAAAAGAAATGTGATCTGTTATGCCATCACATCTACTCCAAAGCCCTGCTTTTACAGAGGGTCCGCAGTCAGTTCTGAGTCGTGTCACGGAGCACACGGTTGTACCTCGGTGAGGAACATGCAGAGCTCCTTGAAAGGCTGAAGCAGACTGGCATCTTGGATCTTCTTGATGACAAGGACACTTTTGGGAGGTTTGTTCCATGTCAGTCTCTGGCTGGCTGGATCCTGAATGTGCCTGCATGAGCAGAAAACCAGTCAGAGAAGAAACTCTCATCAGCTAAGGGAAACGAACGGACAACTCCCTCGATGAGGGCTGCACAACAGGATCGACACATCCTTCGAGGCAGCATTCAACCCAACttattcttttttattttctccccaatagagtttggcccggtctctgctccaccccctctgccgatctggggagagctgcagactaccacatgcctcctgcgatacatgttacatccctcggtctggtgagggacaacaactagtgcactgggtaacagtgaggtgagggtgaaaCAAACTACTAATAAGTACCCCCCTTGACAGTGCTCAAAAGCACCAAACTTAAAATACAGagtggcaaccgctcctaacctagtgtgtataacaggaggtaagctacgtgatggggtgtatgCCCATGGGCATAtgaccttgatccccttgcccaaaagtaCTAAACAAACTAAAGGCTAAAGATAACTCAAAATACTCAAGACTGAAACAACTTAACTGAAAACGGGCCAgactttacaaacacaaagtagctacagagacatcaacacaaagtagctacagaacactaactaaaatcacacacaaactaaactagttgGCCagggaactgaagacatgtgggggtttaaatagtaGACTGCACAGCTTATGGAAATTGGTTGACTGCTTAatcaggtgatgaggagcacttggcggatacctgaatgtagaatgAGAGTGAGGGGTAGATACAGAAgggaacaccacaacacaacacaacacaacacgacacaactatacggacatggacacacacccgtggccgtaacacatGTGGAGACCTGctattttttcacctgacagtgaggagtttcaccaggggggcgtagtagtgcgtgggatgatcacactatcccccccaccccctccccgaacaggcaccccaaccgaccagaagaggcgctagtgctgcgaccaggacatgtacccgcatccagcttcccacctgcggacacggccaattgtgtttgtagggacgcccggccaagctgggggtaacacggggattcgaatcagcgatcccggtgttggtaggcaacagaatagaccgccacgccacctggacggccGCCTAACCCAACTTATTCTGATGGACTGCAGAATTACTGGGCACCTTACGCCCTACCGATAACACTTCGTTGTTTTATCCAAAAGTCATGACACCCAGTGGGCTTTCCCATCCGGTAGACTCGAGTACAGAACAAACAAATGTCTTTGCAGCTCCAAGCCTCCGATCCTGGATAACACAGAGTCTGATAGCTGGATGACTGGGGCATTTCTACGGTTTGTGATGAGCAGGGCTATTTAGCAACAATCCAATTAAAGTAATTAGAGGCTTACAGGGGAACTGTTAGCgtcttctgtctctctgccttcACCTCAGCTGACTGCTGGATATACTCAGCATGTTAACAGAGGAACAAAAAACAGACAGAAGCTAAGATATTGGCAAAAAGGCAAGACAACAAGAAATCACCAGTTAAAATAAATgagagaggggcgtccgggtagtgtagcagtctattccgttgcctaccaacatggggattgccggttcaaatccctgtgtcacctccggcttggtcgggggttcctacagacacaattggccatgtccgcgggtgggaagccagatgtgggtatgtgactccacatgtatcggaggaggcatgtggtagtctgcagccctccccggatcggcagagggggtggagcagtgaccgtgatggctcggaagagcagggtgattggctaagtacaactcgGGAGAAAGGGGGGCGGGTGGataaaatatatacactaccgttcaaaagtttgggatcacccaaacaatttcgtgttttccatgaaaagtcacacttattcaccaccatatgttgtgaaatgaatagaaaatagagtcaagacattgacaaggttagaaataatgatttgtatttgaaataagattttttttacatcaaactttgctttcgtcaaagaatccttcatttgcagcaattacagcattgcagacctttggcattctagctgttaatttgttgaggtaatctggagaaattgcaccccacgcttccagaagcagctcccacaagttggattggttggatgggcacttctttgagcagattgagtttctggagcatcacatttgtggggtcaattaaacgctcaaaatggccagaaaaagagaactttcatctgaaactcgacagtctattcttgttcttagaaatgaaggctattccatgcgagaaattgctaagaaattgaagaaatcctacaccggtgtgtactactcccttcagaggacagcacaaacaggctctaacaggtactatttaatgaagatgccagttggggacctgtgaggcgtctgtttctcaaactagagactctaatgtacttatcttcttgctcagttgtgcaacgcggcctcccacttctttttctactctggttagagcctgtttgtgctgtcctctgaagggagtagtacacaccggtgtaggaaatcttcaatttcttagcaatttctcgcatggaatagccttcatttctaagaacaagaatagactgtcgagtttcagatgaaagttctctttttctggccattttgagcgtttaattgaccccacaaatgtgatgctccagaaactcaatctgctcaaagaagtgcccatccaaccaatccaacttgtgggagctgcttctggaagcgtggggtgcaatttctccagattacctcaacaaattaacagctagaatgccaaaggtctgcaatgctgtaattgctgcaaatggaggattctttgacgaaagcaaagtttgatgtaaaaaaaatcttatttcaaatacaaatcattatttctaaccttgtcaatgtcttgactctattttctattcatttcacaacatatggtggtgaataagtgtgacttttcatggaaaacacaaaattgtttgggtgatcccaaacttttgaacggtagtgtatgtatatatatatatatatatatatataaaaaattatCTGACAAATATTTTAATTGTgagactaaataaataaatgagaggaaaagttttgttttgtttttttgggcatTTCTGCCTTCGTTGGATAAGAGatagtgaagtggcagacaggaaacaagcGGCGAGAGAGATGGGTACAACATGTAataaaggtcactggctggactCAAACCAGCGACGTTGTG
It encodes:
- the nadka gene encoding NAD kinase isoform X1, yielding MDSGEEVGVEAVSYCCATCENREVSSRSLVLRTRKTRSLSTSSATSSSEYRRTQSLHGPSPVTTFGPKACMLQNPHAVMHIQDPASQRLTWNKPPKSVLVIKKIQDASLLQPFKELCMFLTEVKNMIVYVERKVLEDPAITSDDNFGAIIKKFCTFSEDLDDISNCVDFIICLGGDGTLLYASSLFQESVPPVMAFHLGSLGFLTPFNFDTYQSQVTQIIEGNTAIVLRSRLRVHVLKESREKKARVDEKGVIMTNGDSEGTRRAMQYQVLNEVVVDRGPSSYLSNVDLFLDGHLITTVQGDGLIVSTPTGSTAYAVAAGASMIHPNVPAIMITPICPHSLSFRPIVVPAGVELKIMLSRDARNTAWVSFDGRKRQEICHGDSITITTSCFPVPSICFRDPVNDWFESLAQCLHWNVRKKQNYLSSEEDEF
- the nadka gene encoding NAD kinase isoform X2; the protein is MHTAMKFNQCVLQVLPASNSDNTTWQWHIQDPASQRLTWNKPPKSVLVIKKIQDASLLQPFKELCMFLTEVKNMIVYVERKVLEDPAITSDDNFGAIIKKFCTFSEDLDDISNCVDFIICLGGDGTLLYASSLFQESVPPVMAFHLGSLGFLTPFNFDTYQSQVTQIIEGNTAIVLRSRLRVHVLKESREKKARVDEKGVIMTNGDSEGTRRAMQYQVLNEVVVDRGPSSYLSNVDLFLDGHLITTVQGDGLIVSTPTGSTAYAVAAGASMIHPNVPAIMITPICPHSLSFRPIVVPAGVELKIMLSRDARNTAWVSFDGRKRQEICHGDSITITTSCFPVPSICFRDPVNDWFESLAQCLHWNVRKKQNYLSSEEDEF